The Gemmatimonadales bacterium genome includes a window with the following:
- the ilvC gene encoding ketol-acid reductoisomerase, which translates to MTKPREVSAPTLFYDRDADLARLRGRRVAVIGFGSQGHAHAQNLADSGVEVVVGLRPGSPRWDLARSAGLEVATTADATRSASIIMVLVPDPDQRALYEREIEPHLRPGQTLMFAHGFSIRFGEIQIPEGVDVSLVAPKCPGHRLRELFVSDEGVPALVAVEADASGRALDDALAYAKAIGCTRAGVLLTTFAEEAETDLFGEQAVLCGGVTALVQAGFDTLVEAGYQPEVAYFECLHELKLIVDLMYRGGLGLMRYSVSDTAEYGDYVAGPRIVDERTRETMRAILAEVQSGQFSREWLAEHRSGRARLLAERRRQGDHQIEAVGARLRQMMRFLAANPTAQSAGAVA; encoded by the coding sequence ATGACGAAGCCGCGTGAAGTATCGGCGCCAACCCTGTTCTATGATCGTGATGCCGATCTGGCTCGCCTGCGTGGTCGGCGGGTCGCCGTGATCGGCTTTGGAAGCCAGGGCCATGCCCATGCCCAGAATCTGGCCGACAGTGGTGTCGAGGTCGTCGTCGGATTGCGGCCGGGATCGCCACGCTGGGACCTGGCCCGGTCCGCCGGGCTCGAGGTGGCTACCACCGCCGACGCGACGCGATCCGCGTCGATCATCATGGTACTCGTGCCTGATCCTGATCAGCGGGCGCTCTATGAACGGGAAATCGAGCCCCACCTTCGCCCCGGACAGACGCTGATGTTTGCGCACGGCTTCAGCATTCGGTTCGGCGAGATCCAGATTCCGGAGGGCGTCGATGTCAGCCTGGTCGCCCCGAAGTGTCCCGGGCATCGGCTCCGCGAGCTGTTCGTCAGCGACGAGGGCGTTCCGGCGCTGGTGGCGGTGGAGGCCGATGCCTCGGGTCGCGCGCTCGACGACGCGCTGGCCTATGCCAAGGCCATCGGGTGCACCCGAGCGGGCGTGCTACTGACAACCTTTGCCGAGGAAGCGGAGACGGATCTGTTTGGTGAGCAGGCGGTGCTGTGCGGCGGCGTCACGGCGCTGGTCCAGGCCGGCTTCGACACGCTGGTGGAGGCTGGTTACCAGCCGGAGGTCGCGTACTTCGAGTGCCTCCACGAGCTCAAGCTCATCGTCGACCTGATGTACCGGGGCGGCCTGGGCCTGATGCGGTACTCCGTCTCGGATACGGCGGAGTATGGCGACTACGTGGCAGGCCCGCGGATCGTCGACGAGCGCACTCGCGAAACGATGCGTGCGATTCTGGCCGAAGTGCAGAGCGGGCAGTTCAGCCGCGAGTGGCTGGCCGAGCACCGGTCAGGCCGGGCTCGGTTGCTGGCGGAACGGCGGCGTCAGGGTGACCATCAGATCGAAGCTGTCGGTGCGCGGCTGCGTCAGATGATGCGTTTCCTGGCCGCGAATCCGACCGCCCAGTCAGCTGGCGCGGTGGCCTGA
- a CDS encoding MHS family MFS transporter has translation MLSDSTAAADRARQARHVVAASFIGTTFEWYDFFIYASAAALAFGPLFFPNVSEFAGTLASFSTFAVGFLARPLGGIIIGHYGDRIGRKQMLVVCLVTMGVATVLIGLLPTYAQIGIWAPILLVLLRVMQGIGVGGEWGGAVLMVVEYAPPHRRGFYGGFVQIGVPAGLILANLAFLAAVAWVPEAEFLRWGWRIPFLLSALLVIIGLVIRFRLEETPVFLEARAKAPPRERLPLVETIRSHWRQVVTGGLVLSSNTMMGYVLIAYVLSYGVSKLGMPRSTMITLVLIAASVWFATCLLFAAWSDRWGRRRVCIWGLVGGLLWAFPLFWLLDTREPVLMGLGLAVLAVPVAASYAPIAALLSELFPTRIRYTGTSLAYQFGSLVGGAFVPMISVALFELTGTSLAISAYMAVAIGVGLAATRFIPETTTVRLDKAD, from the coding sequence ATGCTATCCGACTCCACGGCGGCAGCCGATCGCGCCCGTCAGGCGCGACACGTCGTCGCAGCAAGTTTTATCGGCACCACCTTCGAGTGGTACGACTTCTTCATCTATGCATCGGCGGCAGCGCTTGCGTTCGGCCCGCTCTTCTTCCCGAACGTTTCCGAGTTCGCCGGCACCCTGGCATCGTTCTCGACCTTCGCGGTCGGCTTCCTGGCCCGACCACTCGGCGGCATCATCATCGGGCACTATGGCGACCGGATCGGGCGCAAGCAGATGCTGGTCGTGTGCCTGGTCACCATGGGTGTCGCCACAGTCCTGATCGGCCTGCTTCCGACCTACGCTCAGATCGGTATCTGGGCGCCCATCCTCCTCGTCCTGCTCCGCGTCATGCAAGGCATCGGCGTAGGCGGCGAGTGGGGTGGCGCGGTCCTGATGGTGGTCGAGTACGCCCCGCCCCATCGGCGCGGGTTCTATGGCGGCTTCGTGCAGATCGGCGTTCCGGCGGGTCTGATCCTTGCCAACCTCGCGTTTCTCGCCGCCGTGGCATGGGTGCCCGAAGCAGAGTTTCTTCGCTGGGGTTGGCGCATCCCGTTCCTGCTCAGCGCGCTGCTCGTGATCATCGGGCTGGTGATTCGATTCCGCCTCGAGGAGACACCAGTGTTCCTCGAGGCGCGCGCCAAAGCCCCGCCGCGCGAGCGACTCCCCCTGGTCGAGACGATCCGAAGTCACTGGCGTCAGGTGGTGACAGGCGGACTGGTGCTCTCCAGCAACACCATGATGGGGTATGTCCTGATCGCCTATGTGTTGTCGTACGGCGTCAGCAAGCTGGGCATGCCGCGCAGCACTATGATTACTCTGGTGCTGATTGCCGCCAGCGTCTGGTTCGCAACCTGCCTGCTGTTTGCGGCATGGTCTGACCGCTGGGGACGCCGCCGTGTCTGCATCTGGGGTCTGGTGGGCGGCCTGCTATGGGCGTTTCCGTTGTTCTGGCTGCTCGATACCCGCGAACCGGTCCTGATGGGCCTGGGACTCGCAGTGCTGGCGGTACCTGTCGCGGCCTCATACGCACCGATCGCCGCTCTGCTGTCCGAGCTGTTCCCCACCAGGATTCGATACACCGGCACCTCCCTGGCATATCAGTTCGGCTCCCTGGTGGGTGGCGCCTTCGTTCCGATGATCTCGGTGGCGCTGTTCGAGCTTACCGGTACCTCCCTCGCAATCTCGGCCTATATGGCCGTCGCCATCGGCGTCGGACTGGCCGCAACTCGATTCATCCCGGAGACAACGACCGTCCGACTCGACAAGGCCGACTGA
- a CDS encoding sigma-70 family RNA polymerase sigma factor → MLQRLQDSDRTAFDEIVRSHDTRLRAVAHRVVGCPDTAAEVVQDVFFRLWRDRETIEIRDHLGGYLARAVRNRALDRQKRLRLEYRWLEREVMERERAEVERIAGSVSDSPNPDRGTQLMQALDQLPERRREIMLLRWRDGLSYAEIASRLDLSAKTVENQISRGLKTLRAMLGPLRSD, encoded by the coding sequence TTGTTACAGCGTTTACAGGACTCTGACCGGACCGCCTTCGACGAGATCGTGCGAAGCCACGACACCCGCCTGCGCGCGGTGGCCCACCGTGTGGTCGGGTGCCCCGATACGGCGGCCGAGGTGGTCCAGGACGTGTTCTTTCGACTTTGGCGCGATCGCGAAACCATCGAGATTCGCGACCATCTGGGCGGCTATCTGGCCAGAGCCGTCCGCAATCGTGCCCTCGACCGCCAAAAGCGGCTGCGGCTCGAGTATCGCTGGCTCGAACGAGAGGTCATGGAAAGGGAACGCGCCGAGGTCGAACGGATCGCTGGAAGCGTGAGCGATTCCCCCAATCCGGATCGTGGTACCCAGCTGATGCAGGCTCTCGATCAGCTGCCGGAGCGGCGTCGGGAGATCATGCTGCTCCGCTGGCGCGACGGACTCAGCTACGCGGAGATCGCCTCGCGTCTGGACCTGAGCGCCAAAACGGTCGAGAACCAGATCAGCCGCGGGCTCAAGACGCTGCGTGCAATGCTAGGCCCCCTCCGCTCCGATTGA
- the leuB gene encoding 3-isopropylmalate dehydrogenase: MNANIVTLPGDGIGPEVTAQAVRILTAVADLFGHRFQFESAPIGGAAIDATGSALPDSTLHACRSASAVLLGAVGGPQWDGAEATVRPEQGLLALRKGLGVYANLRPVRVPDCLADRSTLRPEVVRGVDLVVVRELTGGMYFGDKSRGPGEGGEEAIDVCRYSTAEIERVARRAGQLARGRRGRLASVDKANVLETSRLWRETVTRVMAEEFADLTVEHVLVDACAMHLIRNPGAFDVILTENLFGDILTDEAAMLAGSIGLLPSASLGAPGTPGLFEPIHGSAPTIAGRDLANPYGAILSAAMLLRQGLSLGTEADAVEQVVEQAWSAGLLPADLADASTTPYGTEAIGAAVAALLTDAAMPATATR; this comes from the coding sequence ATGAACGCGAACATCGTAACCCTTCCCGGCGACGGCATCGGTCCCGAAGTGACGGCTCAGGCCGTTCGAATCCTGACCGCCGTCGCGGACCTGTTCGGCCACCGCTTCCAGTTCGAGAGCGCACCAATCGGTGGGGCAGCCATCGATGCAACGGGATCCGCCCTCCCCGACTCGACGCTCCACGCCTGCCGGTCAGCCAGCGCCGTCCTGCTCGGCGCAGTTGGCGGACCTCAATGGGATGGGGCTGAGGCGACCGTCCGGCCGGAGCAGGGCTTGCTGGCACTCAGAAAGGGGCTGGGCGTCTACGCAAACCTGCGGCCGGTGCGTGTCCCGGACTGCCTGGCCGATCGATCGACCCTGCGGCCTGAGGTGGTCCGCGGCGTCGACCTCGTCGTTGTGCGCGAACTGACCGGTGGGATGTACTTCGGCGACAAGTCGCGCGGCCCCGGCGAGGGTGGCGAAGAGGCCATCGACGTCTGCCGCTACTCCACAGCCGAGATCGAGCGGGTGGCCCGCCGGGCCGGTCAGCTTGCCCGAGGTCGCCGCGGACGGCTCGCGTCGGTGGACAAGGCCAACGTGCTCGAAACCTCCAGGCTGTGGCGAGAAACTGTGACCCGCGTCATGGCCGAGGAGTTTGCGGACCTGACGGTCGAGCATGTGCTTGTCGATGCCTGCGCCATGCACCTGATTCGCAATCCGGGGGCGTTCGACGTCATCCTCACCGAGAACCTGTTCGGCGACATCCTGACCGACGAGGCCGCCATGCTGGCCGGATCGATCGGGCTGCTGCCGTCCGCGTCGCTCGGTGCGCCGGGAACGCCTGGGCTATTCGAGCCCATCCACGGCTCCGCTCCCACGATTGCCGGCCGTGATCTCGCCAACCCGTACGGCGCCATTCTGTCCGCCGCCATGCTGCTCCGACAGGGGCTGTCGCTGGGTACGGAGGCAGACGCGGTCGAGCAGGTCGTCGAACAGGCCTGGAGCGCAGGGCTCCTGCCTGCCGACCTGGCGGACGCATCGACCACACCGTACGGAACCGAGGCCATCGGCGCAGCGGTTGCGGCGCTTCTGACTGACGCCGCCATGCCCGCAACAGCAACCAGGTGA